In Actinoplanes derwentensis, the following proteins share a genomic window:
- a CDS encoding NACHT domain-containing protein → MPRSLSYADAARLLGGQHSRIVTALEKSAGWLMLGTVPGAGEVLSWFDAKGELVRLSHDLVRDLSERRSGLSRYDRTERLEAAHTVIAVAAFFEALDDADLPSRFSELIPTRPERLTLAGGGAVTLEEQLMESLRSIGDLLPNPQRSPEKFLQLLHLRYAELGSRVKWFTRGLAHWERLPATDQERFDALLEALPERACRRYEESFRRLVAEFPEVACWAGAREHRATRAALADMEELLQRISSGRLPDERRQSLAAANRAELNRRVAESGEVPDGIRMPSLGEAYVPPRFRASNVLTSDRISAESWWAGLPARADLEDFLIGHLTSPQAVRAPLLVLGQPGSGKSVLTRVLAARLPAADFMPVRVVLRDVPTADELQLQIEHAIRLTTGERIEWPALARSAGGALPVVILDGFDELLQAVGVTQTDYLLKVARFQEREAELNRPLAVVVTTRTAVADRARPPEGTVAIRLDPFDDGQVTTWLDIWNQVNAANFAAQQLRPLPAKTVLAHRALAEQPLLLLMLALYDTNANTLQKAENNLQAHELYEELLRSFATREILKHRPGLSARERQTAVESELRRLSVVAFAMFNRAALWVTEADLDRDLAALPFGGPQHHSAGTDLRTPLGAAELTLGRFFFIHQARASQDQENLLTYEFLHATFAEYFVARLTWQVVNDVAARQSASMMSFDTGPADDDLLRVLLSFEPLSLRAPVMEFLHSLVESADETVRDGIRKVALRLYRSVNHTPPTARFADYRPQRLSEPARYATYAANLLLISLCTGVVHGRELYPEQRDPVDSWHAQALLWRSQLSTDGWTSLVYTATLERIGSGPDRDIRLGTHLDLLSWDIDPAWTFSLDPQAGGTPFIPSDLDYLAVRRKAHFQCGVLDDMIHHAIGQVPPRPGAAVDHFALDGNSRYLSTMAAMLRITTAREDVDYMAAADFAGKAFQPWDVGEYTDFVRVLLTRLSTDTAVDAATAMGVLRRIADQSNATNGVFDSFLQVVLRFLGQDRNWDRGLVAVLNWVAATNDPFVDPVLLIDAEVRAFELDLLTSRPPGANVRLLDKIRYIRPDLVVRYQRLLQELQA, encoded by the coding sequence ATGCCACGGTCGCTCAGTTACGCCGACGCCGCCCGCCTGCTCGGCGGCCAGCACAGCAGGATCGTCACCGCCCTGGAGAAGTCGGCCGGCTGGCTGATGCTCGGCACCGTCCCCGGCGCCGGCGAGGTCCTGAGCTGGTTCGACGCCAAAGGTGAGTTGGTGCGCCTGAGCCACGACCTGGTCCGCGACCTGTCCGAACGCCGCAGCGGCCTGTCCCGCTACGACCGCACCGAACGGCTCGAAGCGGCACACACCGTGATCGCCGTGGCAGCGTTCTTCGAGGCCCTCGACGACGCCGACCTGCCGTCCCGATTCAGCGAGCTGATCCCCACCCGCCCGGAACGACTCACCCTCGCCGGTGGCGGAGCCGTCACGCTGGAGGAACAGTTGATGGAATCGCTGCGGAGCATCGGTGATCTGTTGCCGAATCCGCAGCGATCCCCCGAGAAATTCCTTCAACTGCTCCATCTCCGGTACGCGGAACTAGGGTCCCGGGTCAAGTGGTTCACTCGCGGGCTGGCGCACTGGGAGAGGCTTCCGGCCACCGACCAGGAACGGTTCGACGCGCTGCTCGAAGCACTTCCCGAGCGGGCCTGCCGCAGATATGAGGAGTCGTTCCGGCGGCTCGTCGCCGAGTTCCCGGAAGTGGCGTGCTGGGCGGGTGCCCGCGAACACCGGGCCACCCGGGCCGCCCTCGCCGACATGGAGGAACTGCTCCAGCGGATCTCCAGCGGCCGGCTGCCCGACGAACGACGGCAGAGTCTGGCCGCCGCCAACCGGGCCGAGTTGAACCGGCGGGTGGCGGAGTCCGGCGAGGTGCCGGACGGCATCCGGATGCCATCGCTGGGCGAGGCGTACGTGCCGCCCCGGTTCCGGGCCTCGAACGTCCTGACCAGTGATCGGATCAGTGCGGAATCCTGGTGGGCCGGGCTGCCGGCTCGAGCCGATCTGGAGGACTTCCTGATCGGCCATCTCACGTCTCCGCAGGCGGTGCGGGCTCCGCTGCTGGTCCTCGGTCAGCCCGGCTCCGGGAAGTCGGTGCTCACCCGGGTGCTGGCGGCCCGTCTGCCGGCCGCCGACTTCATGCCGGTCCGGGTGGTGCTGCGCGACGTCCCCACCGCCGACGAGCTGCAACTTCAGATCGAACACGCGATCCGGCTGACCACCGGCGAACGGATCGAGTGGCCGGCGCTGGCCCGATCTGCCGGTGGCGCGCTACCGGTCGTCATCCTGGACGGCTTCGACGAGTTGTTGCAGGCGGTCGGGGTGACGCAGACCGACTACCTGCTCAAGGTCGCCCGTTTCCAGGAACGCGAGGCCGAACTGAACCGTCCGCTCGCGGTCGTCGTCACCACCCGGACCGCCGTGGCCGACCGGGCACGTCCGCCCGAGGGCACCGTGGCTATCCGCCTCGACCCCTTCGACGACGGCCAGGTGACCACCTGGCTCGACATCTGGAATCAGGTCAACGCGGCGAACTTCGCCGCTCAACAATTGCGCCCGCTGCCCGCGAAGACCGTGCTGGCGCATCGTGCGCTCGCCGAACAGCCGCTCCTGCTGCTGATGCTGGCGCTCTACGACACCAACGCCAACACGCTCCAGAAAGCCGAGAACAACCTTCAAGCTCATGAGCTGTACGAGGAACTATTACGCTCGTTCGCCACCAGGGAGATCCTCAAGCATCGACCAGGCCTGTCCGCTCGCGAACGTCAGACGGCCGTCGAGAGCGAGCTACGCCGGCTGTCGGTGGTGGCGTTCGCGATGTTCAACCGGGCCGCTCTCTGGGTCACCGAGGCGGACCTGGACCGCGATCTCGCCGCGCTGCCGTTCGGCGGTCCGCAGCATCACTCGGCCGGGACGGATCTGCGGACACCACTGGGCGCCGCCGAGTTGACGCTCGGCAGGTTCTTCTTCATTCACCAGGCAAGAGCCTCACAAGATCAAGAAAACTTGCTGACGTACGAATTCCTGCACGCCACTTTCGCCGAATATTTCGTGGCGCGACTGACGTGGCAGGTGGTCAACGATGTAGCGGCCCGCCAGTCGGCGTCCATGATGTCGTTCGATACCGGTCCCGCTGACGACGACCTGCTTCGAGTGCTGTTGTCGTTCGAACCACTCAGTCTCCGGGCGCCGGTCATGGAGTTCCTGCACTCCCTGGTGGAATCCGCTGACGAGACCGTCCGGGACGGAATCCGGAAAGTAGCGTTGCGGCTCTACCGGTCGGTCAATCACACTCCGCCCACCGCTCGTTTCGCCGACTATCGACCTCAGCGGCTCAGCGAACCCGCCCGGTACGCGACCTATGCCGCCAACCTCCTGCTGATCAGCCTCTGCACCGGGGTGGTGCACGGCCGCGAGCTGTACCCGGAACAGCGAGATCCGGTCGACTCCTGGCACGCGCAGGCGCTGCTCTGGCGGTCACAACTCTCCACGGACGGCTGGACGAGCCTGGTCTACACCGCCACACTCGAACGGATCGGGAGCGGGCCCGACCGCGACATCCGGCTCGGTACCCATCTGGACCTGCTCTCCTGGGACATCGATCCGGCCTGGACCTTCAGTCTGGACCCACAGGCCGGCGGTACCCCCTTCATCCCGAGCGACCTGGACTACCTGGCCGTCCGCCGGAAGGCACACTTCCAGTGCGGGGTCCTCGACGACATGATCCATCACGCGATCGGGCAGGTGCCGCCGCGGCCCGGTGCGGCCGTCGATCACTTCGCCCTGGACGGGAACAGCAGATATCTGTCGACGATGGCGGCCATGCTCCGGATCACGACGGCCCGGGAAGACGTCGACTACATGGCGGCCGCGGACTTCGCCGGAAAGGCATTCCAGCCCTGGGATGTGGGCGAATACACGGACTTCGTCCGGGTGCTTCTGACCCGGCTCTCCACCGACACCGCGGTCGACGCGGCGACAGCGATGGGGGTTCTGCGACGGATCGCGGATCAGAGCAACGCGACTAACGGTGTGTTCGACTCGTTCCTCCAGGTCGTGCTGCGGTTCCTCGGCCAGGACCGGAACTGGGACCGCGGCCTGGTAGCAGTGCTGAACTGGGTGGCGGCGACAAATGACCCCTTCGTGGATCCCGTCCTGCTCATCGATGCCGAGGTGCGCGCCTTCGAACTGGATCTGCTGACCTCGCGGCCGCCGGGCGCAAACGTCCGGCTCTTGGACAAGATCAGATACATCCGCCCTGACCTGGTCGTCCGCTACCAGCGACTCCTCCAGGAACTGCAGGCCTGA
- the yicI gene encoding alpha-xylosidase, whose translation MKFTDGYWRKRAGITVLHPAHLQDTATTSDTLTVWAATRPITHRGDTLNSALLTIECSAPAPDVIRVTVSNYTGGRPRTPNFEISSSPVEVSVDQYSLTSGALTARFTPGEKWGLDFLDPDGRRITGSGWKGIGVVTGPDGDYVHEQLDLGVGHVVYGLGERFGPIVKNGQTVDIWNEDGGTSSEQSYKNVPFYFTNGGYGVLVDHPGKVSFEVASEMVTRTQFSVAGQSLSYLVIYGPTPADILRKYTALTGRPALPPAWSFGLWLTTSFTTDYDEETVNKFVGGMADRDLPLSVFHFDCFWMREFNWCDFEWDPRVFPDPEGMLKRLADRGLRTCLWLNPYIAQRSPLFAEGASKGYLLKRPNGDVFQWDLWQAGMGLVDFTNPEAREWYAGKLRRLVDMGVDSFKSDFGERVPTDVVWHDGSDPERMHNYYTQLYNEVVFEVLREAKGEGEAVLFARSATVGGQQFPVHWGGDNSSTFESMAESLRGGLSLTSSGFGFWSHDIGGFEGMPDPAVFKRWIAFGLLSSHSRLHGSSSYRVPWLFDEESVDVLRSFTHLKYRLMPYIFGAAVEAHRTGLPVMRSMPIAFPDDPGTTYVDRQYMLGPDLLVAPVFSAGGEVSYYVPSGRWTRYLPATGEASEIEGPCWVTETHGFATAPLLVRPGAVIPVGARHDRPDYDFRDGVTLHLFHPQPGRTAVVVPGQTATDTVFTVSVDDGTITVGRMGDALPWRVRLGDTITELAADEDSCTLTLG comes from the coding sequence ATGAAGTTCACCGATGGCTATTGGCGTAAGCGCGCCGGGATCACCGTCCTGCACCCCGCCCACCTCCAGGACACCGCGACCACATCGGACACGCTGACCGTCTGGGCCGCCACCCGGCCGATCACGCACCGTGGTGACACGCTGAACTCCGCGCTGCTCACCATCGAGTGCTCCGCCCCGGCCCCCGACGTCATCCGGGTCACGGTCTCGAACTACACCGGCGGCCGGCCGCGCACCCCCAACTTCGAGATCTCCTCCTCGCCGGTCGAGGTGAGCGTCGATCAGTACTCTCTGACGTCCGGCGCCCTGACCGCGAGGTTCACGCCGGGGGAGAAGTGGGGGCTCGACTTCCTCGACCCCGACGGACGGCGGATCACCGGCAGCGGCTGGAAGGGCATCGGCGTCGTCACCGGCCCCGACGGCGACTACGTGCACGAACAGCTCGACCTCGGCGTCGGGCACGTCGTCTACGGCCTCGGTGAACGCTTCGGGCCGATCGTCAAGAACGGCCAGACCGTCGACATCTGGAACGAGGACGGCGGCACCAGCAGCGAACAGTCCTACAAGAACGTCCCGTTCTACTTCACCAACGGCGGTTACGGCGTCCTCGTCGACCACCCCGGCAAGGTGTCCTTCGAAGTCGCCTCCGAGATGGTCACCCGAACCCAGTTCAGCGTCGCCGGGCAGAGCCTGTCGTACCTGGTCATCTACGGTCCCACGCCCGCCGACATCCTGCGCAAGTACACCGCGCTGACCGGCCGTCCCGCGCTGCCGCCGGCCTGGTCCTTCGGACTGTGGCTGACCACGTCGTTCACGACCGACTACGACGAGGAGACGGTCAACAAGTTCGTCGGCGGCATGGCCGACCGGGACCTGCCGCTGTCGGTGTTCCACTTCGACTGCTTCTGGATGCGCGAATTCAACTGGTGCGACTTCGAATGGGACCCGCGGGTCTTCCCCGACCCGGAGGGCATGCTCAAACGCCTCGCCGACCGGGGCCTGCGCACCTGCCTGTGGCTCAACCCGTACATCGCCCAGCGCTCGCCGCTCTTCGCCGAAGGCGCGTCGAAGGGTTACCTGCTCAAACGCCCGAACGGCGACGTCTTCCAGTGGGATCTGTGGCAGGCCGGGATGGGCCTGGTCGACTTCACCAACCCCGAGGCCCGGGAGTGGTACGCCGGGAAACTGCGCCGCCTCGTCGACATGGGTGTCGACTCGTTCAAGTCGGACTTCGGCGAACGCGTCCCGACCGACGTGGTGTGGCATGACGGCTCCGACCCGGAACGCATGCACAACTACTACACGCAGCTCTACAACGAGGTCGTCTTCGAGGTGCTCCGCGAGGCGAAAGGCGAAGGCGAGGCCGTGCTGTTCGCCCGCTCGGCCACCGTCGGCGGCCAGCAGTTCCCGGTGCACTGGGGCGGCGACAACTCCAGCACCTTCGAATCGATGGCGGAGAGCCTGCGCGGCGGCCTGTCCCTGACGTCCTCCGGGTTCGGTTTCTGGAGCCACGACATCGGCGGTTTCGAAGGGATGCCCGACCCCGCGGTCTTCAAGCGCTGGATCGCCTTCGGCTTGCTGTCGTCGCACAGCCGCCTGCACGGCAGCTCGTCCTACCGGGTGCCGTGGCTGTTCGACGAGGAGTCGGTGGACGTGCTGCGCTCGTTCACCCACCTCAAGTACCGCCTGATGCCCTACATCTTCGGCGCCGCCGTCGAAGCCCACCGCACCGGCCTGCCGGTGATGCGCTCGATGCCGATCGCCTTCCCGGACGACCCCGGCACCACCTATGTGGACCGCCAGTACATGCTCGGCCCGGACCTGCTGGTGGCCCCGGTCTTCTCCGCCGGGGGAGAGGTGTCCTACTACGTCCCGTCCGGCCGCTGGACCCGTTACCTCCCGGCCACCGGCGAGGCGTCGGAGATCGAGGGCCCATGCTGGGTGACCGAGACGCACGGCTTCGCCACGGCCCCGCTGCTGGTCCGCCCCGGCGCGGTGATCCCGGTCGGAGCCCGCCACGACCGCCCCGACTACGACTTCCGTGACGGCGTCACCCTGCACCTGTTCCACCCTCAGCCCGGCCGCACCGCGGTAGTGGTCCCCGGCCAGACCGCCACCGACACGGTCTTCACCGTCTCGGTCGACGACGGCACCATCACCGTGGGCCGGATGGGCGACGCCCTCCCCTGGCGCGTCCGGCTCGGCGACACGATCACCGAACTGGCCGCCGACGAAGACAGCTGCACCCTCACCCTGGGTTAG